AAAGCCTTCAAAAAACCATTGGTCATGTTCGGACTGAGACAAATGCACATCTGAAGTGGCCCATGCCGATTGAGTACGCATTTTATATTGTGTATATCGGCCTTCTACATCTTGCTGACAATCAAACTCAATTTGTGCAGGATGCCACGGTAGTTGCCAAACATAGCGAGGAACGATCAGCGTCCAAGAGTCCAGAGTCGTTCCTAAAAACCAAACACAACGTTCCTGCGTCTCCTGATCAATCACGTAGACTCGATAGTTGGTTTGCCCCATAGTGAATTTTGGAAAAGGATAAACCGCAGAACTGAAATCGACATCGATGAAGGGGACTACCGACATCAGTGCATGTTGTTTGCCTTGGTACTGTACCGTGTCTAACTTAAACCGTGCTGGAATGATTTCTTTAAACCGCGCTGGGTCGATGGCATAAGTAATGAGGGCAAAATGCTGGAGTTTACACGCTACA
This DNA window, taken from Acinetobacter sp. WCHA55, encodes the following:
- a CDS encoding DUF2071 domain-containing protein; translated protein: MTFPELNFKDYLHPKPKPSGLDVACKLQHFALITYAIDPARFKEIIPARFKLDTVQYQGKQHALMSVVPFIDVDFSSAVYPFPKFTMGQTNYRVYVIDQETQERCVWFLGTTLDSWTLIVPRYVWQLPWHPAQIEFDCQQDVEGRYTQYKMRTQSAWATSDVHLSQSEHDQWFFEGFPNLESYQVFLTHPLAGFYHRRDGKLGSYRVWHGRLNPKPATLHYARLELLARLNLVCYEDQLKPYSVLIEPINEFTIYLPPKCLNHSAE